Proteins from a genomic interval of Rosa chinensis cultivar Old Blush chromosome 2, RchiOBHm-V2, whole genome shotgun sequence:
- the LOC112184692 gene encoding keratin, type I cytoskeletal 10-like, which yields MDYEDEQELFSNELASPHRPIGVKKAKLKRKELNEKTKIAQQHEEYASKKLAIQRQREESKIMLTSLDSMTDPEGCEYLRMKKAEIMERRARKSQLQQSPATFGYTNFGYGQHYGGTPGYGEIPHYGGSGGSGTSGAHAGVQQFGGSSGSNTNGGYGGIPEHGGSNDSLPKY from the exons ATGGATT ATGAAGACGAACAAGAGCTGTTTAGTAATGAACTTGCCTCACCTCATCGGCCTATTGGTGTAAAGAAAGCAAAGctaaaaaggaaagagttgaatGAGAAGACCAAGATTGCTCAACAA CATGAGGAATATGCATCTAAAAAATTAGCTATTCAACGTCAACGTGAGGAGAGCAAAATCATGCTTACTAGTTTGGATTCAATGACAGATCCAGAAGGATGTGAGTACCTACGAATGAAAAAAGCTGAAATAATGGAGAGAAGAGCTCGTAAGTCCCAACTACAACAATCACCTGCAACATTTGGATATACTAATTTTGGATATGGACAACACTATGGAGGAACACCTGGATATGGTGAAATTCCTCATTATGGAGGAAGTGGTGGATCTGGAACAAGTGGTGCACATGCAGGAGTGCAGCAATTCGGTGGTAGCAGTGGATCCAATACAAATGGTGGATATGGAGGAATTCCAGAACATGGAGGAAGTAATGATAGTCTGCCGAAATACTAA